In Desulfobacter hydrogenophilus, the genomic stretch GATAAGAAATGGGAAACGCAAATCTATCAGATCATATTTGGTGGAAAATTCTGGCTTTTTTAAAACCCAAAGACGATCTATGAACTATTGTACGAGCGCATGCTTGTACGGCGGGAGCTCCGCAAAGACACCTCAGTGAACAAGGGGATCAAGCATTGGGACGCTCGAAAGGCGGCTTTACAACAAAAATTCATGTAATGGTCGATGCTCTCGGAAATCCGTTGGACTTTATCCTTACCGATGGACAAGCGGCGGATGTGACTCAGGCTATACTTTGTTTGAAGGTGTACAGTCCACATATGCACTGATGGATAAGGCCTATGATGCCGACAAACTGATCGAACAACTGAAACGACAAAATATTATCTCCGTTATTCCGCCCCAATCCAACCGAAAGGAACTTTGTGAATATGACGAGTCTATCTATAAAGAACGCAACCTAATTGAATGCTTTATCGGTAAACTCAAACAATTCCGTCGAATCTTTTCTCGGTTTGAAAAATGGGCAAAAAATTACATGCATATTTTGCGGTTTGCCGCTACTTTGATATGGCTACGCTAAATGTCAACAGAACATAGTAAGACTCTTCTCGAACGATTAAACCTGACTATCAGGCAATCTTTGTCCCCATTGGTTAGAAAAACTCTTGGTTTTAGCAAAAGAAGAGACAATCTCAGAAAAAAACGTTTTAATAGGATTGTTTTCTGGTAGCCATTTCCTGAAAAAAGACACCTGAGTATTCAGGTGCCCTTTTGGGTTTGGTCGGCTATTTCGAAAACAGCCTGAAGCGTAAAATGGATCTACTCAGTAAGAATTGCGTTGAAACCGCATTCGGCTTCACATTCGCCGCAATCAATACATTCGTCACTTATCTCGAAGTAATTTTTCCCGGGAGGCATGCTGATTGCTTCAACAGGACAGGCGCTTGCGCATGCGCCACATGACTGACATTCATCGGGGTCTATTTTATGCATCTTTTCTCCTTTAAAACCACATATTTTAGTTTCTCTGCCACGGGCTCATTCCCCGCAGTCCAATTAATATTAATGAAATGAATCGCTTCTATTTTGTGTAAAAAAATAACAAACATTTTTAAAAGATACAAAAAAGGCGATTCATAAAGAAACTTATAGAAAGATTTTCAGGCCTGGTCAAGGGCTTAATTTTGAGAATAGGACGACTCGTCTGACAAACGCCATTTATCACCTAAATATTGAAGGCGTCTTTTGGCCGGATATGCAAGACGTCGGCATGCAGCATTTAGGCATCAGACGGATGAGGTTATAGAGAACACACTGTAATGATTAGTAAATAAATACGCTGACAATTTCTTTTTTTTTTAACGCTTTGACACTGAACCCCAACCAGGCATGTTTTTAGAATTTTTAGCTCAGATCAATAAAATTTTGTGTTTTTTTTACGTACACTGCGCGCGAAGTGACAAAAAAGGACCTGTGGGCGCTTATACGGTTCCCGGCCAGAAAAAACAGACTGAACTTCTGCCCATTATTTTGACATCAAACACCTTATGGGCAGGCCGGTATCCGGCAGCACCGGCACACACCATCAAGGGCAGCAGATGCTCTTCCCGGGGGTGGCAATGCCTTGCAGCCGGCACATGTTCCCAGTTGAGAAGATCTTGTCTTTGCTGTTCAGGGGAATTTTTCTCATCGGCACAAATTTTTATAAGCCAATTCTGAAAAGACCTGTTCTTGGGATCCGGCACAGAAGGAAAACCCGGGCCTGCCTGCAGATCAAATTCCCTCATGTTGTGAAAAGAAAATCCAGAGCCAAGAAGCCAAATATTTTCTTTGAGCAACGGTCTTAGGGCTTGCCCCATTAACAGGTGTTTTTCGGCATCCAGACTTTTGGATAGAGAAATCTGGATACAAGGGACATCTGCTTTAGGCAGCATCAGGGTTAAAGGGATGTAAACCCCATGATCAAACCCCCGTTTGGCATCTGCCTTCGCTTTGATGCCGGCCTCTTTGAGCAGTGCAACGGCTTTAAGCGCCAGCTCAGGGTGGCCGGCAGCCGGATACCGAATTTCATAGGCCTGTTTGGGAAACCCGTAATAATCGTAAATCAGCTCGGGTTCAGGGTGGCTGGTTACCATGGGCGGCTCGCTTTCCCAATGGGCGGAAATCACTACCACAGCCTCAGGTTTAGGCAGCATCGTGGCAAGCTCTTTTAACAAGGCATTCATGGTGTCATGTCCGGCATGACCCAAAAGGGGTAGAGGCCCGCCGCCATGGGGGATATAAATAATGGCGCTGTCAGCTTTTGGTGTGGTCATTGCTATTTTTTTTGGAGATGGTATATCGAATCTGTACCTTTTTATGCTTCTCATCCGGCCGCAGGGTGGCAGGGTTCATGACCAGTCCCACATTAATAACGCCTGACGTTGTTAAATTTTCAAGGTGAATTTTCTCGGTAAACACCGTGGTTAAGCGTTCCATGGTAAGCTCACCGCCTGTGATTTTGACCGTTTCAGGCATAACGCGGAGATTGCTCATGATAAGGCCCTCCGGCAATTTTCCTGAAAAATCTGCCTGTACCGGTACCCGTTTTTCCACCATGGTGTCCAGGGTCAATTCCACCTGATCCGGTTCAATATTTTTCAGACGGATGCCTGGCGGCAACTGGACATTCTGCCGGGTAATGGTCAACTTATTTTTTCCCACAGCTGTTCCGTCAAGGGAGATCTTGATGCTCATCTGATCCAGGGTCAAAGCGTTGATTAGGGGCCGTGCACCGCTGATCAGAAGCCTGGCTCTGGAAGCAGATGTATACGTAATATTCATTTTTTTGTCAGAATTCATGAACTCAATGGGAACATCATAGTTGGCCAGCGTCTCCATGCCCCTTGAAAAGCTCAGCCACAGACCTGTGGTACATAAAAGGCAGACCATGGCGGCCACAAGCAGCTCCCGGGTCTGTCGGCGCATTTTCTTTACCGGTTCAGGCCCACCGGTGTATTGTTTTATTAATGTTTCAATCTTGTCAGGATCCCTGACCTCATGAATCCGGTTGTCTTTTACAAGGGATACTTTTCCACGCTCCTCAGAGACAACAATCACCAGGGCGTCGCTTTGCTCGGTAAGCCCCAGAGCTGCCCTGTGCCGGGTACCGTATTTCGAGGCCAGCTGTCGATTCTGGGACAAGGGCAAAATTGTTCCGGCCCGGGTAATCTTTCCCCTCTGAATCACGGCAGCGCCGTCATGGAGCGGTGCACCGGGCCAGAAAATATTCACCAACATTTCCTTGGACAGTGACGCATTAATGTCCGTCCCGGAACCGATGATGCTGTCCACCCCTGTTTTAAGCGGCATTACGATCAATGCCCCAATTTTCGATCCGGCCAGTTCCGCCACAGCATCACTGATGATGCTCACCGGCGTATTGATCTGGGTCCTTGGAATTTCCCATAGAAAAAAGCTGAGACTACGTGTTCTGACCACCCCTGATATTTCATTTCTAAACACAATAATAATGATAAAGGTCGCCACGGTGATCACGCCCTGCATAACCCAGTTGGTAATGACCAGCCCCATGGCGTTGGCGCTGCGACCGATGATCCACATCACCACCACAGCCATGAGAACGCGCAGGACATTGGTACCCCGGAACAATACATACAAGCGGAAGAGGATATATGTGTTAAAAACGATATCCAGCATATCCTGCCAACGCCACCCGGAAAATAATAAAATCAATTGTTCCATAAACATTAATCAGACAAGCTGAACCTTAAGGTTTTTAAAATATTATCGTCTTCATCCCTGATTTCCACCCGCCAGGGACCCTTATCCGCATCGCGTATCTGGACCCTTGAAAAGGAGGACCATTTAGGCATGGACAGGACAAGGCGCATGGAAAAAATAAGTTTATCTTTTTTATACCAGTTATGAAAAATTGCTGTTTTTTCATACACCGGATCAAATTCCGAAAAGCAGAAAACCTCTCCCAGGGAAACGCTAAAAACAACGGCCGGATTCACCGGCCTGAAATTGGATATGCTTTCACACACAACCGCGTCGGCCAAAACCATACGAGGCTGGTCAGCCAGGCCGACACCGACCGATATAAACAAAGACCCAACCAGTCCGCAAACAATGAGAAACCGGAAACGCCAAAAAGAAAATTTTCTTGTATTGACATCCGGCAGATTACAATTTTTTATTATCATATACGCTACGCTTTCATAGGCTTTAAAAATGCGTTAAATTATATACCCGTTGCAGAGAAAAAAAAGGGGGGGAATCTAACAAAAAGACATTAACGTTGGGTTCATTTAGTTGATATCCAATTGAATTTCAAGATAATTACCGCAAATTTCTATAACATCGCCGGGAAGAATCTTTTTCCTTTTTCTTGTTTCTACCCGGCCGTTCACCCGGACCAGTCCATCGGCAATCATATGTTTGGCCTCGCCCCCGCTGGATGCAAAATTTTCAAATTTGAGCACCTTGTACAATTCCACAGGTGCATGGGTAATATAAACGATTCTGTTCTCAGTCATGGATTACACCTTTTCCTTGTGACATACGTATGGCATTGGCGCGCAACCGCCCGTGGATATAAAGAGACAGGGCCGCCACGGCACCATCACAGACTTTGAAAACGGGAATGCCGCCCGCAATCAGAGCGTCACGCAAAGGATCATAAAGTCTGCCACCGTCCACCACAGCCACAATGGGGGTCGCACTAGTATTATTCAGGTGCTTCAGCCGGTGAAGGAGAGCACCTTTGTGGTGCATGGAAAACCGGTTTTCCGGATCGGTATCCAGGGTCCGCATGGCCGGAGACATGGGGTCTACACTGATAATCACAGTGTCCACGCCGGGGTCCCGGCAAAGGATTGCGGCAATGTCACCGTGAACCTGATCATCGGCCGCCGGATTAATATCAATGGGATTGGATATCGTGACCAGACGGTCCAACCCCTCGGCGGCTAACACAGAGCGCACCTTGGCTACTGTTTTATTGTCGAATCGGGCAAGTTCCATAGTAAAATCATCACTTTGAATGGAATCAGCCATACCCACGGCTTCAAATCCGGCACCGCTGACGGCAGCCAGACAGTTACCATGGATGGTTTTGGTATTTAATGTTTCGGCCAGCAGCATAAGTTCCTGGAATTCACTGAAGGTTCTGGCAACAATGGCACCGGCCTGGGAAACACAGCTTTCGCAGACCATATAATCTCCAGCAAGGGAGGCGGTATGGCTGGAGGTGGCGGCTTGACCTTCCGGGGTCCGGCCTGCTTTATAAAACACCACTTCCTTGCCTGCCAGGACCGCATCCCTGACGGCCCGGCAGAATACCAGGCCGTCAAGGTCATTAAAGCCTTCAGCATACACGGCAATCACATCCACCTGATCACTGTCCTTGAAATATATCATCATGTCCCCCAGAGTCAAATCGGTCTGATTCCCCATGGAAATCATATAAGCCGGTGCCAATTGGGGACACTGGTGGATTCGGTGCAGCATAAAGGCACCGCTCTGGCTGATCAGGGCAGCCCGGCAGAATGTTCCGGGGCAGGATCTGTCCTTGGGCAGTTTTTCTTCAGGAATAAACCAGGTATCAAAACGGCCGGGCAAAGAAATCACCCCCATGCAATTGGCACCTAAAAACACCGGACCGCCATCGGTGTCCGGACGGGTGCGGGCAGCACTTATGGCGTCTATGACCTGTTCGGCCCGATCCCGGCTGTCATGGGTCTCCCCTAAACCGCCGGGAATCAGCATAACGGCATGGGCAACATCCTTTTCAATGATCTCCTGGACCAAGTCAGGCACCTGGTCGGCCCCTATGGCCACAATAAAAAGATCAAGCTTTTCCTTACCGCTGTTTGCTAGTGCAGCCGGATCAGGCAAACAGTCAATGCCCTGGAATTGATCCATGCCTTTTTTAAAAATCACCATATTTTCAGGATCAAATCCCTGGGCCAGGACATTATCCAGAATAATCCGGCCAAAATTCTTCCGGGTGGCGGAAACACCTATTATACCCATGCGTACCGGATGAAGCAAATTGTCAATTTTTGCCACCGGGCGTTTCGGTACTGTTCTTCTTTGCTTTGAAAACCGGCACATCCCGTCCAGAGGCACCATAAGAAAATCTGTAAAGGCAAAAGGATTGATCTCAATCTCGTTTATAACAAAAACAGCCTTTGGATTTTCACAACAATAGGTATTGCCCATACGGATAAAAGACTCAAAACACTCCACCAATTGTTCGTCCGTAACGATACGGCGCTGTCCT encodes the following:
- a CDS encoding RNA-binding S4 domain-containing protein, whose product is MTENRIVYITHAPVELYKVLKFENFASSGGEAKHMIADGLVRVNGRVETRKRKKILPGDVIEICGNYLEIQLDIN
- a CDS encoding acetate--CoA ligase family protein, which gives rise to MQLDIDFDSIDQIFSNAWDQGRDFLFESEVYDLLAKSGAETFPRARLIERGARISDDELVDMPGRKSVLKIVSPYIVHKTEVGGVRVVDKDPNKIRSAVRRMFYEVPENYAAGLARAQEGLPAHYRGLTGDDLTAAVSRDVKGVLQVQYMPPDSAAFGNELIVGLRHTREFGAILSAGLGGTDTELYARRFRKGQAIVAASLAMCTGERFFKLYRKTISYRKLAGLTRGQRRIVTDEQLVECFESFIRMGNTYCCENPKAVFVINEIEINPFAFTDFLMVPLDGMCRFSKQRRTVPKRPVAKIDNLLHPVRMGIIGVSATRKNFGRIILDNVLAQGFDPENMVIFKKGMDQFQGIDCLPDPAALANSGKEKLDLFIVAIGADQVPDLVQEIIEKDVAHAVMLIPGGLGETHDSRDRAEQVIDAISAARTRPDTDGGPVFLGANCMGVISLPGRFDTWFIPEEKLPKDRSCPGTFCRAALISQSGAFMLHRIHQCPQLAPAYMISMGNQTDLTLGDMMIYFKDSDQVDVIAVYAEGFNDLDGLVFCRAVRDAVLAGKEVVFYKAGRTPEGQAATSSHTASLAGDYMVCESCVSQAGAIVARTFSEFQELMLLAETLNTKTIHGNCLAAVSGAGFEAVGMADSIQSDDFTMELARFDNKTVAKVRSVLAAEGLDRLVTISNPIDINPAADDQVHGDIAAILCRDPGVDTVIISVDPMSPAMRTLDTDPENRFSMHHKGALLHRLKHLNNTSATPIVAVVDGGRLYDPLRDALIAGGIPVFKVCDGAVAALSLYIHGRLRANAIRMSQGKGVIHD
- a CDS encoding diadenylate cyclase yields the protein MEQLILLFSGWRWQDMLDIVFNTYILFRLYVLFRGTNVLRVLMAVVVMWIIGRSANAMGLVITNWVMQGVITVATFIIIIVFRNEISGVVRTRSLSFFLWEIPRTQINTPVSIISDAVAELAGSKIGALIVMPLKTGVDSIIGSGTDINASLSKEMLVNIFWPGAPLHDGAAVIQRGKITRAGTILPLSQNRQLASKYGTRHRAALGLTEQSDALVIVVSEERGKVSLVKDNRIHEVRDPDKIETLIKQYTGGPEPVKKMRRQTRELLVAAMVCLLCTTGLWLSFSRGMETLANYDVPIEFMNSDKKMNITYTSASRARLLISGARPLINALTLDQMSIKISLDGTAVGKNKLTITRQNVQLPPGIRLKNIEPDQVELTLDTMVEKRVPVQADFSGKLPEGLIMSNLRVMPETVKITGGELTMERLTTVFTEKIHLENLTTSGVINVGLVMNPATLRPDEKHKKVQIRYTISKKNSNDHTKS
- a CDS encoding ATP-binding protein — encoded protein: MHKIDPDECQSCGACASACPVEAISMPPGKNYFEISDECIDCGECEAECGFNAILTE
- a CDS encoding DODA-type extradiol aromatic ring-opening family dioxygenase, producing the protein MTTPKADSAIIYIPHGGGPLPLLGHAGHDTMNALLKELATMLPKPEAVVVISAHWESEPPMVTSHPEPELIYDYYGFPKQAYEIRYPAAGHPELALKAVALLKEAGIKAKADAKRGFDHGVYIPLTLMLPKADVPCIQISLSKSLDAEKHLLMGQALRPLLKENIWLLGSGFSFHNMREFDLQAGPGFPSVPDPKNRSFQNWLIKICADEKNSPEQQRQDLLNWEHVPAARHCHPREEHLLPLMVCAGAAGYRPAHKVFDVKIMGRSSVCFFWPGTV
- a CDS encoding transposase, whose translation is MFEGVQSTYALMDKAYDADKLIEQLKRQNIISVIPPQSNRKELCEYDESIYKERNLIECFIGKLKQFRRIFSRFEKWAKNYMHILRFAATLIWLR
- a CDS encoding DUF2914 domain-containing protein, which translates into the protein MIIKNCNLPDVNTRKFSFWRFRFLIVCGLVGSLFISVGVGLADQPRMVLADAVVCESISNFRPVNPAVVFSVSLGEVFCFSEFDPVYEKTAIFHNWYKKDKLIFSMRLVLSMPKWSSFSRVQIRDADKGPWRVEIRDEDDNILKTLRFSLSD